In Halapricum desulfuricans, a single window of DNA contains:
- a CDS encoding DNA topoisomerase IV subunit A → MSTDDDINYGEGDARQRLLDLAEQFYEQFEDGDVPRLQVPTRTKTNIEYDEDSDVWVYGDRTSTRSAKTVSGAQKLLKAVYTIDFLAQQLGEDRSSTLRELYYLSESWDLDEAQFNSQDESNQLIEDLEIVSGVTREDFHMRPEESGATLMGPLLIREQTRRGEREIHCQEDVGEGGYQIPNNPDQIEFLENDAEFVLAVETGGMRDRLVENGFDEEHDALIVHLKGQPARATRRITKRLHDELDLPVTVFTDGDPWSYRIYGSVAYGSIKSAHLSEYLATPQAQFVGVQPEDIVEYDLPTDPLSDSDINALESELEDPRFQTDYWEEQIELQLDIEKKSEQQALASHGLDFVTETYLPERLEAMDVL, encoded by the coding sequence ATGAGCACGGACGACGATATCAACTACGGCGAGGGCGACGCGCGCCAGCGACTTCTCGATCTGGCCGAACAGTTCTACGAGCAGTTCGAGGACGGTGACGTCCCCCGATTGCAGGTCCCGACACGGACCAAGACCAACATCGAGTACGACGAGGACAGCGACGTCTGGGTGTACGGCGACCGGACCTCGACACGGAGCGCCAAGACCGTCTCGGGGGCGCAGAAACTCCTGAAGGCTGTCTACACGATCGACTTTCTCGCCCAGCAACTCGGTGAGGACCGCTCCTCGACTCTGCGTGAACTATATTATCTCAGCGAGTCCTGGGACCTCGACGAGGCGCAGTTCAACAGTCAGGACGAATCGAACCAACTGATCGAGGACCTGGAGATCGTCTCCGGGGTCACGCGCGAGGACTTCCACATGCGTCCCGAGGAGTCGGGCGCGACGCTGATGGGACCGCTCTTGATCCGCGAGCAGACCCGCCGCGGCGAGCGCGAGATCCACTGTCAGGAAGACGTCGGCGAGGGCGGGTATCAGATCCCGAACAACCCCGATCAGATCGAGTTCCTCGAAAACGACGCCGAGTTCGTGCTCGCAGTCGAGACCGGCGGGATGCGCGATCGGCTGGTCGAAAACGGCTTCGACGAGGAACACGACGCCCTGATCGTCCACCTGAAGGGCCAGCCCGCCCGCGCGACGCGGCGGATCACCAAGCGCCTGCACGACGAGCTCGATCTGCCGGTAACGGTGTTCACCGACGGCGACCCCTGGTCGTATCGCATCTACGGCTCGGTCGCCTACGGCTCGATCAAGTCCGCTCACCTCTCGGAGTATCTGGCGACGCCACAGGCGCAGTTCGTGGGCGTCCAGCCCGAAGACATCGTCGAGTACGATCTGCCGACGGATCCGCTGAGCGACTCGGACATCAACGCGCTGGAGTCGGAACTCGAAGACCCCCGGTTCCAGACCGACTACTGGGAAGAACAGATCGAACTGCAACTGGACATCGAGAAGAAGTCCGAACAGCAGGCACTGGCCTCTCACGGGCTGGACTTCGTTACCGAGACCTATCTGCCCGAACGTCTCGAGGCAATGGACGTGCTCTAG
- a CDS encoding metal-dependent hydrolase, translating into MVSLEHAVFLTVAIATHGVIGYTLGKALFDRPIAGLLAGVAPDVDFLFPNALGWPFVHRGITHTLLVGALVVGIVAYRNRQTAAAVAVTYGSHLLIDTTTPKGVPHLYPLFETNYYLDLGTTGHSPIPTVAIWTCCLVVLWLSSGRRLG; encoded by the coding sequence ATGGTTTCGCTGGAGCACGCGGTCTTTCTGACCGTTGCGATCGCGACCCACGGAGTCATCGGCTACACGCTCGGGAAGGCCCTCTTCGACCGGCCGATCGCCGGGCTGCTCGCTGGCGTGGCCCCGGACGTCGACTTCCTGTTTCCGAACGCGCTCGGGTGGCCGTTCGTCCATCGGGGGATCACGCACACGCTGCTCGTGGGCGCGCTGGTCGTCGGGATCGTCGCCTATCGAAACCGCCAGACCGCTGCGGCCGTCGCGGTCACGTACGGCTCGCACCTGCTGATCGACACGACCACCCCGAAGGGCGTTCCACACCTCTATCCGCTCTTCGAGACGAACTACTACCTCGACCTCGGAACGACCGGACATTCACCGATCCCGACCGTGGCCATCTGGACGTGCTGTCTGGTCGTCCTCTGGCTGTCCAGCGGACGACGCCTCGGCTGA
- a CDS encoding TatD family hydrolase, whose protein sequence is MDIEDTPVLDNHMHLDPIEGQNIDAVEDFESVGGTHLLVLNKPSWHLFDPASDEATFEEVFELTIEAAADASEVLPGRAWPVLGVHPGLISQLVDEGYTAAQARDIMQAGLDVAAEYVADGPALAIKSGRPHYDVSEDVWEASNAVMRHAFDLASEVGCAVQLHTEGSEDLTEITEWAQDEGLPPEQVVKHYSGGRLAGPIKSVIAEKDELEIAAELDEPFLMETDFIDDPDRPGAVLGPKTVPRRVRWMLEEGWEDAVRRAHVETPARVYGIDTEATLGR, encoded by the coding sequence ATGGATATCGAGGACACGCCGGTACTGGACAACCACATGCATCTCGATCCGATCGAGGGGCAGAATATCGACGCCGTCGAGGACTTCGAAAGCGTCGGCGGGACGCACCTGCTCGTGCTCAACAAGCCGTCGTGGCATCTGTTCGACCCTGCAAGCGACGAGGCGACCTTCGAGGAGGTGTTCGAGTTGACGATTGAGGCGGCCGCCGACGCGAGCGAGGTATTGCCCGGTCGCGCCTGGCCCGTGCTGGGCGTGCACCCGGGGCTGATCTCGCAACTGGTCGACGAGGGATACACGGCGGCGCAGGCGCGGGATATCATGCAGGCAGGGCTCGACGTCGCCGCCGAGTACGTCGCCGACGGCCCGGCGCTGGCGATCAAGTCCGGGCGGCCCCACTACGACGTCTCCGAGGACGTCTGGGAGGCCTCGAACGCCGTCATGCGCCACGCGTTCGACCTGGCGAGTGAGGTCGGCTGTGCCGTCCAACTTCACACCGAGGGAAGCGAGGACCTCACCGAGATCACCGAGTGGGCACAGGACGAGGGACTGCCACCCGAGCAGGTCGTCAAGCACTACTCGGGGGGCCGCCTCGCTGGCCCGATCAAGAGCGTCATCGCCGAGAAAGACGAACTCGAGATCGCGGCCGAACTCGACGAGCCGTTCCTCATGGAGACGGACTTTATCGACGATCCCGACCGGCCGGGCGCGGTGCTGGGCCCGAAGACCGTTCCGCGACGGGTACGGTGGATGCTCGAGGAGGGATGGGAAGACGCCGTCCGGCGCGCTCATGTCGAGACGCCCGCGAGAGTGTACGGAATCGACACCGAGGCGACGCTGGGTCGGTGA
- a CDS encoding DUF2150 family protein, with the protein MSTPPGEYYTEERWQNWLDRIAAEEIDPEDEDSARLLLNLQDDTAIAVAKIITDYQDADLEAETALEELADIREVVLSEVDIDDEEKLMLVDGVQTSLVCVFYAAEEYVAGGPPEEGTVGGYIEAANEAEGEEDLDAALGYCAQAGTLIIDGAELDREVAEDLEFGLVAEWVNGLDSLQTAMSDPEVIEEDDE; encoded by the coding sequence ATGAGCACACCACCGGGGGAGTACTACACCGAGGAACGGTGGCAGAACTGGTTAGACCGCATCGCAGCCGAAGAGATCGATCCCGAGGACGAGGACTCGGCGCGCCTGCTGTTGAATCTGCAGGACGATACCGCCATCGCCGTCGCGAAGATCATCACCGACTATCAGGACGCCGACCTCGAAGCGGAGACCGCGCTCGAGGAGCTGGCGGACATCCGCGAGGTCGTGCTTTCGGAGGTCGATATCGACGACGAAGAGAAGTTGATGCTCGTCGACGGCGTCCAGACGTCGCTCGTCTGCGTGTTCTACGCGGCCGAAGAGTACGTCGCGGGTGGCCCGCCGGAAGAGGGAACGGTCGGCGGGTACATCGAGGCCGCGAACGAGGCCGAAGGCGAAGAGGACCTAGACGCGGCGCTCGGCTACTGCGCACAGGCCGGGACGCTGATTATCGACGGGGCGGAGCTGGATCGGGAGGTCGCAGAGGATCTGGAGTTCGGGCTGGTCGCCGAGTGGGTCAACGGCCTGGACAGCCTCCAGACCGCGATGAGCGACCCGGAAGTTATCGAAGAGGACGACGAGTAG
- a CDS encoding type IV pilin: MKRRAQSEVVGVVILVGVFALLATIVGVLVIGNVTDQASDEPLVDLSATATAGNLTLAHGGGDALDAADVDVIVRNTSEERRLDLEDFDETQGNDDDRFTAGEKRRHETPFDSGTLRVLVVHEPSNAVIHDETIEIS, encoded by the coding sequence ATGAAGCGACGCGCCCAATCCGAAGTCGTCGGCGTCGTCATCCTCGTCGGGGTGTTCGCGCTCCTCGCGACCATCGTCGGCGTGCTCGTCATCGGCAACGTCACCGACCAGGCAAGCGACGAACCGCTGGTCGATCTAAGTGCCACAGCGACCGCCGGGAACCTGACGCTAGCCCACGGCGGCGGTGATGCACTCGATGCGGCCGACGTAGACGTGATCGTCCGCAACACGAGCGAGGAGCGCCGGTTAGATCTCGAGGACTTCGACGAAACGCAGGGCAACGACGATGATCGCTTTACTGCCGGCGAGAAGCGCCGACACGAAACGCCGTTCGATTCAGGGACGCTCCGGGTGCTCGTCGTCCACGAACCGTCGAACGCTGTCATCCACGACGAGACAATCGAGATCTCGTGA
- a CDS encoding ThuA domain-containing protein, giving the protein MPTITVWNEYVHEKENDRAAELYPDGIHTHIANILAEAGHDTHTATLQEPDHGLTEDVLEDTDVLYWWGHIAHDEVADQVAERVARHVREGMGLVVLHSGHHSKPFRKLLGMDADLTWREVGERERLHVIDPGHPIASGLPESFVVPEAEMYGEPFTVPEPDRLVFVSWFEGGEVFRSGCCYRRGKGRVFYFRPGHETYPVYHQSEVQTVLRNAAEWAAPVEGSPYPTEPRNVPDPAEDIDGYEPR; this is encoded by the coding sequence ATGCCCACAATCACAGTCTGGAACGAGTACGTCCACGAGAAAGAGAACGACCGCGCCGCCGAGCTCTACCCCGACGGTATCCACACTCACATCGCCAACATTCTCGCTGAAGCGGGCCACGACACCCACACTGCCACCCTACAGGAACCCGACCACGGCCTCACAGAAGACGTACTCGAGGACACTGACGTCCTCTACTGGTGGGGGCACATCGCACACGACGAAGTAGCGGATCAGGTCGCCGAGCGCGTCGCCCGGCACGTCCGCGAGGGGATGGGACTGGTCGTATTGCACTCGGGCCATCACAGCAAACCCTTCCGGAAACTCCTGGGAATGGACGCCGACCTGACCTGGCGCGAGGTCGGAGAGCGCGAGCGCCTGCACGTGATCGACCCCGGCCACCCCATCGCAAGCGGGCTGCCCGAGAGCTTCGTCGTGCCCGAGGCCGAGATGTACGGCGAACCCTTCACCGTCCCCGAACCCGACCGGCTGGTGTTCGTCTCGTGGTTCGAGGGCGGGGAAGTCTTCCGCTCGGGGTGTTGCTATCGCCGCGGCAAGGGCCGGGTTTTCTACTTTCGGCCCGGCCACGAGACCTATCCCGTCTACCATCAGTCGGAGGTCCAGACAGTCCTGCGAAACGCCGCCGAGTGGGCCGCGCCCGTCGAGGGCAGTCCCTACCCGACCGAACCCCGCAACGTGCCCGACCCCGCCGAAGACATCGACGGGTACGAACCGCGATAG
- the malQ gene encoding 4-alpha-glucanotransferase, translating into MSFERQSGVFLHVSSLSGPDGIGTLGEPAHEFVEYLETAEQSLWQTCPIGPTDPRQGNSPYSSFSARAGNPLFIELDALVEEGWLDDPDRPDFDDREVEYERVMAFKREALRDAFEGFSDVADPDDLTAFESFCEENAEWLDDYALFRALDDHFDADTWLDWPDGAKFRDPDALERYREQLARDVRFRQFLQWVFDRQWAELREHAHEHGIELVGDMAIYVGTNSADVWANPEIFKLDEEREPIYVSGVPPDDFSDTGQLWGTPVYDWETLADREYDWWIQRFAGLLDRFDVFRIDHFKGFESYYQVPAEEDTAMNGEWVSGPGRDFFEAVRERLGDLPIVVEDLGEVTDATRALRDAFGFPGMRVAGMADWCDDDHTHHPANYDDDSVAYASTHDTSTTPGWYEDLSETQKQCLHSVVDHEGDEVHWDIIEAVWASPAIITLAQFQDFLGLGDEHRFNLPGTATGNWKWRMRRSELDPAVAERLADVTRRTDRR; encoded by the coding sequence ATGTCCTTCGAGAGACAGAGCGGCGTCTTTCTTCACGTGTCGTCGCTGTCCGGGCCTGACGGCATCGGGACGCTCGGAGAGCCGGCTCACGAGTTCGTCGAGTACCTCGAGACGGCCGAACAGTCCCTCTGGCAGACCTGCCCGATCGGTCCAACCGATCCGAGACAGGGCAACTCCCCGTACTCGTCGTTCTCCGCGCGTGCGGGCAATCCCCTGTTCATCGAACTCGACGCGCTCGTCGAGGAAGGCTGGCTCGACGACCCTGACCGCCCCGATTTCGACGACCGCGAGGTCGAGTACGAACGGGTGATGGCGTTCAAGCGGGAGGCGCTTCGGGACGCCTTCGAGGGCTTTTCCGACGTCGCCGACCCGGACGACTTGACGGCCTTCGAGTCGTTCTGTGAGGAGAACGCCGAGTGGCTCGACGACTACGCGCTCTTCCGGGCGCTCGATGATCACTTCGACGCCGATACCTGGCTGGACTGGCCCGACGGGGCGAAGTTCCGCGATCCCGACGCGCTCGAGCGGTACCGGGAGCAACTCGCTCGGGACGTTCGGTTCCGACAGTTCCTCCAGTGGGTCTTCGATCGACAGTGGGCGGAGCTACGCGAGCACGCCCACGAACACGGGATCGAACTCGTCGGAGACATGGCGATCTACGTCGGTACCAACAGTGCCGACGTCTGGGCCAACCCGGAGATATTCAAACTCGACGAGGAGCGAGAACCGATTTACGTCTCTGGGGTCCCGCCGGACGACTTCTCGGACACGGGACAGCTCTGGGGCACGCCAGTCTACGACTGGGAGACGCTCGCCGACCGCGAGTACGACTGGTGGATACAGCGTTTCGCCGGATTACTCGACCGCTTCGACGTCTTCAGGATAGACCACTTCAAGGGGTTCGAGAGTTACTATCAGGTGCCAGCCGAGGAAGACACGGCGATGAACGGCGAGTGGGTCTCAGGTCCGGGTCGGGACTTCTTCGAGGCCGTCCGTGAGAGACTCGGCGACCTCCCGATCGTCGTCGAGGACCTGGGCGAGGTCACCGACGCGACGCGGGCGCTCCGGGACGCGTTCGGGTTCCCCGGGATGCGAGTGGCGGGGATGGCTGACTGGTGTGACGACGATCACACGCATCACCCGGCGAACTACGACGACGACTCGGTCGCCTACGCTTCCACGCACGACACGAGCACGACGCCCGGGTGGTACGAGGACCTCTCCGAGACGCAGAAACAGTGTCTCCACTCCGTGGTCGATCACGAAGGCGACGAGGTGCACTGGGATATCATCGAAGCCGTCTGGGCGTCCCCGGCGATCATCACGCTCGCACAGTTCCAGGACTTCCTCGGCCTGGGGGACGAACATCGGTTCAACCTTCCCGGCACGGCGACGGGGAACTGGAAGTGGCGAATGCGTCGGTCAGAGCTCGATCCGGCTGTTGCTGAGCGGCTCGCCGACGTCACCCGACGGACTGACCGACGCTGA
- a CDS encoding alpha-amylase family glycosyl hydrolase, giving the protein MTDRIETLWREIYGTDYPERFEELRALLDERSTQVDYAPEETDWYQTGVVYSMYVDLFADDFDGLVERLEYLDELGVTIVWLLPVLESPMVDQGFDVSDFTSIRDELGGNEAFLEFVDAAHDRGIKVVFDVPINHTSDQHPWFQNARQSEDAEYRDYYIWNDDTEKYQDARLLLKGVSDSNWTYNEPTDDYYFHRFYDIQPDLNYRNPDVLIDMLRILTRWRVAGVDGFRMDAAPFLWKREGTDCENLPETHAILKLFRAAVEYVADGTVIIAEANQEPADVIDYFGDDDECHVAYNFPVMPKFFLALAENDPTRLTDELAALETLDVPDDAQWFTFLRVHDELTLEFVSPDERQLLNDHYLEDERWSFRDGEGISGRLYNLLEEDPDRVLLAYSMLFAVEGTPIIYYGDEIGMENDRGFYEEMNETLGYGDSRYLHRGPFDETRKTSAVTGEDDDAHAIWSGLREMIDVRTNNPVLFGQTPTYSAENGVFVSTRVHDDRTATIYNNVTPEPRTVDGVKLDGYEYVWDLSDR; this is encoded by the coding sequence ATGACAGACCGGATCGAGACGCTGTGGCGAGAGATTTACGGGACCGACTATCCAGAACGCTTCGAGGAGTTGCGGGCGCTGCTCGACGAACGGAGCACGCAGGTCGACTACGCGCCAGAGGAAACTGACTGGTACCAGACCGGCGTCGTTTATTCGATGTACGTCGATCTCTTCGCGGACGACTTCGACGGGCTGGTTGAGCGGCTCGAGTATCTCGACGAGCTCGGTGTGACGATCGTCTGGCTGCTGCCCGTTCTCGAATCGCCGATGGTAGATCAGGGATTCGACGTCTCGGATTTCACCAGCATTCGGGACGAGCTCGGCGGGAACGAAGCGTTTCTCGAGTTCGTCGACGCTGCTCACGACCGGGGAATCAAAGTCGTCTTCGACGTGCCGATCAACCACACGTCCGACCAGCACCCGTGGTTCCAGAACGCCCGACAGAGCGAAGATGCCGAGTACCGCGACTACTACATCTGGAACGACGATACCGAAAAATACCAGGACGCGCGCTTGCTATTGAAGGGCGTCTCCGACTCGAACTGGACGTACAACGAACCCACGGACGACTACTACTTCCATCGGTTCTACGACATCCAGCCGGATCTGAACTACAGGAACCCGGACGTCCTGATCGACATGCTCCGAATCCTGACACGCTGGCGTGTCGCAGGCGTCGACGGGTTCCGGATGGACGCCGCCCCGTTCCTCTGGAAGCGAGAGGGGACCGACTGCGAGAACCTCCCGGAGACCCACGCGATCCTGAAGCTCTTCCGGGCGGCGGTCGAGTACGTCGCCGACGGGACGGTGATAATCGCCGAAGCCAACCAGGAGCCCGCGGACGTCATCGACTACTTCGGCGACGATGACGAGTGTCATGTCGCGTATAATTTCCCCGTCATGCCGAAGTTCTTCCTGGCGCTGGCCGAGAACGACCCGACCCGTCTCACTGACGAACTGGCGGCACTCGAGACGCTTGACGTTCCCGATGACGCACAGTGGTTCACGTTCTTGCGCGTCCACGACGAGCTGACGCTGGAGTTCGTCAGTCCGGACGAGCGCCAGTTGCTCAACGATCACTATCTCGAGGACGAACGCTGGTCGTTCCGCGACGGTGAGGGGATTTCCGGGCGGCTGTACAACCTTCTGGAGGAGGATCCCGACCGGGTACTGCTCGCCTATTCGATGCTGTTCGCCGTCGAGGGCACCCCGATCATCTACTACGGCGACGAGATCGGTATGGAAAACGATCGCGGGTTTTACGAGGAAATGAACGAGACACTCGGCTACGGTGACAGCCGCTACCTCCATCGCGGCCCCTTCGACGAGACGCGCAAGACGTCAGCAGTAACCGGCGAGGACGACGACGCCCACGCGATATGGTCCGGGCTCCGGGAGATGATCGATGTCCGGACGAATAACCCGGTTCTGTTCGGACAGACACCGACATACAGCGCCGAGAACGGCGTATTCGTCTCGACGCGAGTGCATGACGATCGGACCGCGACGATATACAACAACGTCACTCCGGAACCTCGAACCGTCGACGGGGTCAAACTCGACGGCTACGAGTACGTGTGGGACCTATCGGACCGCTAG
- a CDS encoding aldo/keto reductase produces the protein MEYTTLGATGTRVSQLCFGTWRFGRETGGVVETGREQAHELLDAARDHGINFIDTANVYGTPHGTSEEYVGEWLASHDREDFVVASKVYFPFDGWGEPGPNDRGLGRKHIRAQIEGTLERLDTDYLDLYYIHRWDEQTPIEETLRTLNDLVRAGKVNYLGASTMASWQLTKALWKSDVEDLARFDVAQPLFHAGYRDDVKDYLDVCADQELAVCPYSPLAGGFLTGKYERVDEDDPTAFEGPEGARGSLDDRFDDYYLSERGWHVLDEIRAIADELHATPAQVALRWLIEQPDFTTVPIVGARTTEQLEENVGAVDISLSDEQFNRIVDARYADEGKRWGHR, from the coding sequence ATGGAGTACACGACACTCGGAGCGACCGGCACGCGCGTCTCGCAACTGTGTTTCGGCACGTGGCGGTTCGGACGGGAGACCGGCGGCGTCGTCGAGACCGGCCGCGAGCAGGCACACGAGTTGCTCGATGCGGCCAGAGATCACGGGATCAACTTCATCGACACGGCCAACGTCTACGGGACGCCACACGGTACGAGCGAGGAATACGTCGGCGAGTGGCTGGCCAGCCACGACCGGGAGGACTTCGTCGTCGCCTCGAAGGTCTACTTCCCCTTCGACGGCTGGGGCGAACCCGGACCGAACGACCGGGGGCTGGGACGCAAGCACATCCGCGCCCAGATCGAGGGGACGCTCGAACGGCTCGACACCGACTATCTCGATCTGTACTACATCCACCGCTGGGACGAACAGACGCCGATCGAGGAGACGCTCCGGACACTGAACGACCTCGTCCGGGCGGGGAAGGTCAACTACCTCGGCGCGTCGACGATGGCGTCCTGGCAGCTGACGAAAGCGCTCTGGAAGAGCGACGTCGAGGACCTCGCCCGGTTCGACGTAGCCCAGCCGCTCTTTCACGCGGGGTATCGCGACGACGTCAAGGACTATCTCGACGTCTGTGCCGATCAGGAGCTGGCAGTCTGTCCGTACTCGCCGCTCGCGGGCGGGTTCCTGACCGGCAAGTACGAGCGCGTCGACGAGGACGACCCCACGGCGTTCGAGGGGCCGGAGGGCGCCCGCGGAAGTCTCGACGATCGGTTCGACGACTACTACCTCTCGGAACGGGGCTGGCACGTCCTGGATGAGATCCGTGCGATCGCGGACGAACTCCACGCGACTCCCGCGCAGGTGGCGTTGCGCTGGTTGATCGAGCAGCCCGACTTCACGACGGTCCCGATCGTCGGGGCGCGGACGACAGAGCAGCTCGAGGAGAACGTCGGCGCGGTCGACATCTCGCTGTCCGACGAGCAGTTCAACCGCATCGTCGACGCGAGATACGCCGACGAAGGCAAACGCTGGGGACACCGGTGA
- a CDS encoding chemotaxis protein CheC, with the protein MQVDADSLEQLNLRTRDGAERAGKQFSDTIGVETTIGASRIRITSQQDLVAALLTGDEECLKFDVAGPLSGTALLTFDEGVRSLVRSRSDEEGVDGLASELFDAFVDEWESYVGGDLRVETVTYVPDPAVHDFGFDSISDDAESTPLFQGSIDVVGRPGRVKLYLVPDAASLETLLSKEGNERVEIGDDATSDGGDTSFGESDSGLFESDDGTSTPLSLDKLSVFSDLTRAGTRAAAERVTAFTGIETDTEIAGINFTPIDDISTSLDADSYVGTTLEFEGKPSGHLAIMFPDESARRVAEEMLPTDPDGDGLTQMHRSALEELGNNMASGFIDGWANVLQTAVDHTPPEFSDDMEMTLIELVTEQLGPFQTHAYTIESRITTDSVAFDCEIHALPNETQLSEALDDLLVSRRDRTEADPDEIF; encoded by the coding sequence ATGCAAGTAGACGCCGACTCCCTCGAGCAGCTCAATCTCAGGACGCGAGACGGAGCCGAGCGGGCGGGAAAGCAGTTCTCGGACACGATCGGTGTCGAGACGACGATCGGCGCGAGCCGGATCCGGATTACCAGCCAGCAGGATCTGGTCGCGGCGCTGCTGACAGGCGACGAGGAGTGTCTCAAGTTCGATGTCGCCGGTCCGCTCTCCGGGACGGCGCTTCTGACGTTCGACGAGGGAGTGCGGTCGCTGGTGCGGAGCCGCAGCGATGAGGAGGGAGTCGACGGACTGGCTAGCGAGTTGTTCGACGCGTTCGTCGACGAGTGGGAATCGTACGTCGGCGGCGATCTGAGAGTCGAGACGGTAACGTACGTACCTGATCCGGCCGTACACGATTTCGGCTTCGATTCGATCAGCGACGACGCCGAGAGTACGCCGCTGTTTCAGGGCAGCATCGACGTCGTCGGTCGTCCGGGACGGGTGAAGTTGTACCTCGTACCCGACGCGGCGTCGCTGGAGACACTGCTGTCGAAGGAGGGCAACGAGCGTGTCGAGATCGGCGACGATGCTACTTCCGACGGCGGTGACACCTCGTTTGGAGAGAGCGACAGCGGCCTCTTCGAGAGCGACGACGGCACGTCGACGCCGCTGTCGCTGGACAAGCTCTCGGTTTTCAGCGATCTGACCAGAGCCGGGACGAGAGCTGCCGCCGAGCGGGTGACGGCGTTTACCGGGATTGAGACTGACACCGAAATCGCGGGGATTAACTTCACACCGATCGACGACATCTCGACGAGTCTGGACGCCGACTCCTACGTGGGGACGACCCTGGAGTTCGAGGGCAAGCCAAGCGGTCACCTGGCGATCATGTTCCCCGACGAGTCGGCCCGTCGCGTCGCCGAGGAGATGCTCCCGACTGACCCGGACGGGGACGGACTCACGCAGATGCACAGAAGCGCGCTCGAGGAGCTGGGCAACAACATGGCCTCGGGGTTCATCGACGGGTGGGCTAACGTCCTGCAGACCGCCGTCGATCACACGCCGCCGGAGTTCAGCGACGACATGGAGATGACGCTGATCGAACTGGTCACCGAACAGCTCGGTCCGTTCCAGACGCACGCGTACACGATCGAGTCGCGGATCACAACCGACTCGGTCGCGTTCGACTGCGAGATCCACGCGCTCCCCAACGAGACGCAACTGAGCGAAGCGCTCGACGACCTGCTGGTCTCGCGGCGCGACCGGACCGAGGCTGACCCCGACGAGATCTTCTGA